Below is a genomic region from Geoglobus acetivorans.
GAGTATTTTGCTCTATCGGCTTTAACTGATGGATTTGCCTTTTTTATGATTTCCAGAGCCTCTACTCCAATCAGCTCTCCTTCCCTGTCATAATCCGTCGCGATGGTTACTCTCTCTGCTTTCTGTGCAAGCTGAGACAGGGCTTTCGCAATATTTCTCGCCTTCACCTTCTTTACCAGATCTGCCTTAAGCAACGACTTTAACGGAACCTTGCTCCAGTTGTTGTATTCCTTTGGATAATCAAGCTCAACTATGTGTCCTCTCAATCCAACAACCGCATTTTTTTCATCCTGCGAGAAATAAACGTTAACTCCGTCTATCTTCCTTACCTTAACCTTGCCGAAGAGAATTCCGGCTATCCTCCTGGCGGTGTTGTCCTTCTCAGTTACTATCAGCCACATCCAGAACCATCTCAAGGTATGACTTTCTTATGCTTTTCTCTCCACCAAGCCCAAGCATTTCAGCATACTTGAAAATCCTCCTTTTTGCATCCTCGACATCATCGCTCTCAATCTCAAGCTCAACAAAGCTCCCAACACCCTCAAGATGGTCGAGACAGATTACAACATCTCCATCTCTGTAGATCTTCCTTTTTTTCACAACTTCCCCTGCCTTTCTGAATCCCAGTTTTTCAAGTATTTTCCTTGCTGTTTCAGAGTCGTCCAGCCTCACCTTAAACTCTTCCCTCGTTTTCGTCTCCAAGTCAATTTTCCTGCCCTTATATGTCAGCGTTATGCCCTCAACATCTCTTCTGATTCTGAGAGCCTCATCGGTTTCACGAAAATCCCTGCATGGATGATTGAAATAATAATCGTGCTCAATCTTTTCTATTACAAATTCAGCCCTATCCCTCAAAATCCTCTCGATTTTTTCGGGGTCCGAGATTCTGAATTTAATCTCAACTTCCATAACGCCCCTTTAATGGTAAACTTATAACCTTAACCATACTTTTTTAAATCCAGTATTTGAGTGGGTCTCAGGTGGTAACAATGATCAAAAAGGGAGACTTTGTCAGGGTAAGCTATACCGCAAAGCTTGAGGATGGAACCGTGATAGACTCCACAGACGAAAGCGTGGCGAAGGAGCACGGAGTCTATGAGGAGGGAGCAAGATACGGCAGCATTGTTGTCGTGGTTGGAGAGGGGCATGTGCTTAAGGGTCTCGATGAGGACCTTGAAGGAAAGGAGGCAGGCTACAAGGGAAGCGTGGAGGTCCCTCCGGAAAAAGCGTTCGGAGAATATAACCCGGATAACAAGGAAGTAATTTCAATAACAAAATTCAAGGAAAGGCCTGTTCCGGGCCAGAGAGTCCAGGTTGGAGAAAAGGTTGGTACCGTTGAGAAGGTTATTGGGAGGAGAGCCATTGTTGATTTCAATCATCCGCTCGCAGGGAAGAAAATCATATTCGAATACGAGATTGAGGAGATTATAGAAAAGCCTGAAGAGAAGATAAAATACCTCTTCCTGATCTACACCGGGAGAGAGCTTGAGCCAAAAATCGAGGATGGAAAGGTTATTGTCGAAGTTCCTAAGGATGCCTCATTCAACCAGTACTTCCTGCTGGGCAAATACACAGTTGTGGATCAGATCTTCAAGCACATAGAGGGTGTTGGAGAAGTCGTGTTCATGGAGGTCTTTGAAAAACCGGAAGAGAAGAAAGAAGAGCAAAACGACACAGAGGCAGAAAAAGAACAGAAATCTGAAGACACAGAAGAAGAGAAAGAATAAAAACCCTACAATTCTTTTCTTAAATCAAGAACCCTTTTTGCTTTTCCTTCAAATCTTTCAAGGGTCCCCTTCTCAACAAGATCCACATTCACCCTTATGCTGAGTTCCTTCTGCAACGCCCGCATGACATTATTCCTGATCCTGCTGAAGTCCCTCAGTTCACCCGTAAAGATTTCATCTCTCATCTCCACTCTGACAGTAATTTCATCGAGGCTGCCATTTCTCGTTATCACAACCTGAAAATGATCTCCAACCTCAGGCAGATTCATTAAAACATGCTCAATCTGGCTCGGATAGACGTTTATTCCCCTGACCACAATCATGTCGTCTGCCCTGCCAATTATCCTGTGAATCCTGGGATGAGTTCTGCCACAGGAACACCTGTCATACTCCATCAGGTATGTGATATCTCCCGTCCTGTATCTCAGCAGGGGCATTGCTTCCTTTGTCAGCGGAGTTAAAACAAGCTCACCCTTTTCACCTTCTCCAAGCTGTTCGCCCGTTTCAGGATCAACAATTTCAACCAGGTAGTGATCATGCCAGATGTGCAGCCCATTCTGTTCCCCGCACTCGAAGGCAACTCCCGGACCATTCATCTCACTCAAACCATAGCTATCGAAGGCTTTCAAATCAAACGCTTCCTCAAGCCTTTTCCTGGTGCTGTCGCTCCAAGGCTCTGCCCCGA
It encodes:
- a CDS encoding peptidylprolyl isomerase; the protein is MIKKGDFVRVSYTAKLEDGTVIDSTDESVAKEHGVYEEGARYGSIVVVVGEGHVLKGLDEDLEGKEAGYKGSVEVPPEKAFGEYNPDNKEVISITKFKERPVPGQRVQVGEKVGTVEKVIGRRAIVDFNHPLAGKKIIFEYEIEEIIEKPEEKIKYLFLIYTGRELEPKIEDGKVIVEVPKDASFNQYFLLGKYTVVDQIFKHIEGVGEVVFMEVFEKPEEKKEEQNDTEAEKEQKSEDTEEEKE
- a CDS encoding AMP-binding protein codes for the protein MPFGSYWQREEIMPLNQLEELQVKRLRWVVRRAYDNVPFYRKKMREMDITPHDIRRIEDVVKLPFTTKDDLRANYPFGLMAVDKSELVRIHMSSGTSGKPKVVAYTERDLENWINMVARCLYMVGVRRGDVFQNLVSYTLFTGGLGFHYAAERIGAMVVPTGTGNTEKQLQYMVDFGTTVIHATPSYALRIKEVAEEKGIDTQSLPLRIGCFGAEPWSDSTRKRLEEAFDLKAFDSYGLSEMNGPGVAFECGEQNGLHIWHDHYLVEIVDPETGEQLGEGEKGELVLTPLTKEAMPLLRYRTGDITYLMEYDRCSCGRTHPRIHRIIGRADDMIVVRGINVYPSQIEHVLMNLPEVGDHFQVVITRNGSLDEITVRVEMRDEIFTGELRDFSRIRNNVMRALQKELSIRVNVDLVEKGTLERFEGKAKRVLDLRKEL
- the cyaB gene encoding class IV adenylate cyclase, whose product is MEVEIKFRISDPEKIERILRDRAEFVIEKIEHDYYFNHPCRDFRETDEALRIRRDVEGITLTYKGRKIDLETKTREEFKVRLDDSETARKILEKLGFRKAGEVVKKRKIYRDGDVVICLDHLEGVGSFVELEIESDDVEDAKRRIFKYAEMLGLGGEKSIRKSYLEMVLDVADSN